The following coding sequences lie in one Halalkalicoccus subterraneus genomic window:
- the mutS gene encoding DNA mismatch repair protein MutS, whose amino-acid sequence MDAALGAPEKMRARHEELTPMMRQYCDLCAQYDGSLVLFQVGDFYETFCEAAEVSARLLEITLTKREDSTGSYPMAGIPIGSAESYIETLLDAGFRVAVADQVQDPEEASGVVDRAVTRIVTPGTLTEDELLRSEDNNYVAALAREGESADGEEYGLAFLDVSTGDFVATGSSSEETIRDEISRFAPAEAIIDPGLEGFDGFDADCMVTPYDPSAFELEGARELLDSYFGTPEKRLASDAEISACGALLSYAEYARGGQDGRLDYLNHLTRYEPREYMLLDRVALRSLELFEPRAVGGDGEHTLLGVLDETACALGRRKLTDWLRRPLLDPDRIEARLDAVSEWTTLVGAREEVYDLLSEVYDVERLIARVSRGRANARDLRALKDTLDTVPEIRAAMEGVESNTLRELRGELDELEEVRDLIDRAISESPPIEITEGDVIAPGYDAGLDELRETEREGKDWIDSLEKRERERTGIDSLKVGFNQVHGYYIEVTNPNLDRVPEDYTRRQTLKNSERFYTPELKRREDEIMAAEERADDLEYELFVEVRREVADESERVQAVAETLATLDVLVSLADVAAKYGYARPDIDEKPGIDIEGGRHPVVERTQESFVPNGAELSPEERLAVLTGPNMSGKSTYMRQVALIAILAQIGSFVPASRARIGIVDRVFTRVGASDDIAGGRSTFMVEMSELATILRGASERSLVLLDEVGRGTSTADGLAIARAITEYVHDEVGAMTLFATHHHELTALADELPSAFNLHFAATQTDDGVTFRHDVSRGAATASYGIEVARAAGVPEHVVERSRALVAEDALENATDGGRAVGDDGTGSAPAPSEPMSDPLADELRSLDVANMTPIEALTTLDRLKREVNED is encoded by the coding sequence ATGGACGCGGCGCTCGGCGCGCCGGAGAAGATGCGAGCGCGCCACGAGGAGCTGACGCCGATGATGCGCCAGTACTGCGATCTCTGTGCGCAGTACGACGGGTCGCTGGTGCTCTTTCAGGTGGGGGACTTCTACGAGACGTTCTGCGAGGCCGCCGAGGTCTCGGCGCGGCTCTTGGAGATCACGCTGACGAAACGCGAGGATTCCACAGGGAGCTACCCGATGGCGGGCATCCCGATCGGTAGCGCCGAATCCTACATCGAGACGCTGCTGGACGCCGGCTTCCGGGTCGCGGTCGCGGATCAGGTTCAGGACCCCGAGGAGGCGAGCGGCGTGGTCGATCGCGCCGTCACGCGGATCGTCACGCCCGGCACCCTGACCGAGGACGAACTACTGCGAAGCGAGGACAACAACTACGTCGCGGCGCTGGCTCGCGAGGGCGAGAGCGCGGACGGCGAGGAGTACGGGCTGGCCTTTCTCGACGTTTCGACCGGCGACTTCGTCGCCACTGGGTCGAGTTCGGAGGAGACGATCAGGGACGAGATCAGCCGCTTTGCGCCCGCTGAGGCGATCATCGATCCCGGGTTAGAGGGGTTCGACGGGTTCGACGCAGACTGCATGGTCACGCCGTACGACCCCTCGGCGTTCGAGCTCGAGGGGGCCCGCGAGCTGCTCGATTCGTACTTCGGCACCCCCGAAAAACGGCTGGCGAGCGACGCCGAGATCAGCGCCTGCGGCGCGCTGCTCTCCTACGCCGAGTACGCCCGCGGCGGGCAGGACGGCCGTCTGGACTACCTCAACCACCTCACTCGGTACGAGCCCCGCGAGTACATGCTGCTGGACCGGGTCGCACTCCGTAGTTTGGAACTGTTCGAGCCGCGGGCGGTCGGCGGCGACGGCGAGCACACTCTCTTGGGCGTTCTCGACGAGACCGCCTGCGCGCTCGGTCGACGAAAGCTCACCGACTGGCTGCGCCGGCCCCTGCTGGATCCCGACCGGATCGAGGCCCGACTCGACGCCGTCTCCGAGTGGACGACGCTCGTCGGCGCCCGCGAGGAGGTTTACGACCTCCTCTCGGAGGTCTACGACGTCGAGCGCCTGATCGCGCGGGTCTCGCGGGGTCGGGCCAACGCCCGGGACCTGCGCGCGCTGAAGGACACCCTCGATACGGTCCCGGAGATCCGCGCGGCGATGGAGGGCGTCGAGAGCAACACCCTCCGCGAACTCCGGGGAGAGCTCGACGAACTGGAGGAAGTGCGGGACTTGATCGACCGCGCGATCAGCGAGAGCCCGCCGATCGAGATCACGGAAGGCGACGTGATCGCGCCGGGCTACGACGCCGGTCTCGACGAGCTACGAGAGACCGAGCGCGAGGGCAAGGACTGGATCGACTCGCTCGAGAAACGGGAACGCGAGCGCACCGGGATCGACTCGCTGAAGGTCGGGTTCAACCAGGTGCACGGCTACTACATCGAGGTCACGAACCCCAACCTCGATCGGGTGCCCGAGGACTACACCCGCAGACAGACCCTGAAGAACTCCGAGCGCTTCTACACGCCCGAACTCAAGCGTCGCGAGGACGAGATCATGGCCGCCGAGGAGCGCGCCGACGACCTCGAGTACGAGCTGTTCGTCGAAGTGCGTCGGGAAGTCGCGGACGAGTCCGAGCGGGTGCAGGCGGTCGCCGAGACGCTGGCGACCCTCGACGTGCTGGTCTCGCTCGCCGACGTCGCCGCGAAGTACGGCTACGCCCGCCCCGATATCGACGAAAAACCGGGAATCGACATCGAGGGCGGTCGACATCCGGTCGTCGAGCGTACCCAGGAGTCGTTCGTTCCAAACGGGGCCGAACTCTCCCCAGAGGAACGCCTCGCGGTGCTGACGGGCCCGAACATGAGCGGGAAGTCGACCTATATGCGCCAGGTCGCGCTGATCGCCATCCTCGCCCAGATCGGGAGCTTCGTGCCCGCGAGCCGGGCTCGAATCGGGATCGTCGACCGGGTGTTCACCCGCGTGGGCGCGAGCGACGACATCGCCGGGGGCCGGTCCACCTTCATGGTCGAGATGAGCGAGCTCGCGACCATCCTCAGAGGGGCCAGCGAGCGCTCGCTGGTCCTGCTCGACGAGGTCGGACGGGGAACGAGCACCGCCGACGGGCTGGCGATCGCCCGCGCCATCACCGAGTACGTTCACGACGAGGTCGGCGCTATGACGCTCTTTGCGACCCACCACCACGAGCTCACCGCGCTCGCCGACGAACTCCCTAGTGCCTTCAACCTCCACTTCGCGGCCACCCAAACCGACGACGGCGTCACCTTCCGTCACGACGTCTCGCGGGGAGCTGCCACTGCGTCGTACGGGATCGAGGTCGCACGCGCTGCGGGCGTGCCCGAGCACGTCGTCGAGCGCTCGCGCGCGCTCGTCGCGGAGGACGCTCTGGAGAACGCGACCGACGGCGGACGCGCTGTCGGCGACGACGGTACGGGGTCGGCCCCGGCTCCTTCGGAACCGATGTCCGATCCCCTCGCCGATGAACTCCGCTCGCTCGACGTCGCGAACATGACGCCCATCGAGGCGTTGACGACGCTCGACCGGCTGAAACGCGAGGTCAACGAGGATTAA
- the nucS gene encoding endonuclease NucS, translated as MTATEKIVALSEPSAAEAHDRLASAIERGALATLFGECTVEYDGRAESSLGPGRRHVMCKPDGTVLVHTDEGQKPINWQPPGSEQEARLEDGTLELHSRRSNPDEKLAVRFERVAHLAVFDVGADGEGGAELSVTGTEEDMKRRILKEPELIEAGFRPLATERNTPAGAIDIYGEDREGRVVILELKRRRVGPDAVGQLNRYAEALERDLHAGVEIRGILVAPSVTDRARRLLAKKGFEFVALSP; from the coding sequence GTGACAGCGACCGAGAAGATCGTCGCGCTCTCGGAACCGAGCGCCGCGGAGGCCCACGACCGGCTGGCGAGCGCGATCGAGCGGGGCGCGCTGGCGACGCTCTTCGGCGAGTGCACCGTCGAGTACGACGGCCGCGCGGAGAGCAGCCTGGGACCCGGACGACGCCACGTCATGTGCAAACCCGACGGAACGGTACTGGTCCACACCGACGAGGGCCAGAAGCCGATCAACTGGCAGCCCCCGGGCAGCGAGCAGGAGGCGCGACTCGAGGACGGAACCCTCGAACTCCACAGCCGGCGCTCGAACCCCGACGAGAAGCTCGCGGTGCGCTTCGAGCGGGTCGCCCATCTCGCGGTCTTCGACGTCGGGGCCGACGGCGAGGGCGGCGCGGAGCTCTCGGTGACGGGGACCGAGGAGGACATGAAACGCCGGATCCTGAAGGAGCCCGAACTGATCGAGGCGGGCTTTCGGCCGCTCGCCACCGAACGGAACACTCCGGCTGGCGCGATCGATATCTATGGAGAGGACCGGGAGGGCCGGGTCGTGATCCTCGAACTGAAACGCCGACGGGTCGGTCCCGACGCGGTCGGCCAGCTGAACCGCTACGCCGAGGCGCTCGAACGCGACCTCCATGCCGGCGTCGAGATCCGCGGGATACTGGTCGCACCCTCGGTGACGGATCGTGCCCGCCGGCTGCTCGCGAAGAAGGGGTTCGAGTTCGTCGCGCTCTCGCCTTAA
- a CDS encoding DUF6735 family protein produces the protein MARRTLVAERLANGAYTLAECREHSEREAEPVASALSRRAVFESVDFRSHETVVVREDRETDYFVLPFSVPTADSLTPMGGACIALRPEAGLSEEYLRGWTHAIKATLGDAIESGLLDERAAWVYLESRVRGFAGTTEVVVPQR, from the coding sequence GTGGCCCGCAGAACCCTCGTCGCCGAGCGGCTCGCCAACGGCGCCTACACGCTCGCCGAGTGCCGCGAGCACTCCGAGCGGGAGGCGGAGCCGGTCGCGAGCGCCCTCTCGCGGCGCGCGGTCTTCGAGTCCGTCGATTTTCGGAGCCATGAAACGGTCGTCGTCCGCGAGGATCGGGAGACGGACTACTTCGTCCTCCCGTTCTCGGTCCCAACGGCCGACTCCCTGACCCCGATGGGCGGGGCCTGTATCGCTCTCAGGCCCGAAGCGGGACTGAGCGAGGAGTACCTCAGGGGCTGGACCCATGCGATAAAGGCAACGCTCGGCGACGCGATCGAATCGGGGTTGCTCGACGAACGGGCCGCGTGGGTTTACCTCGAGAGCCGGGTCCGGGGGTTCGCCGGGACGACGGAAGTGGTCGTTCCGCAGCGATAG
- a CDS encoding cobyrinic acid a,c-diamide synthase produces MKGFVIAGTASGVGKTVATLAAIRALSAAGYTVQPAKAGPDFIDPSHHAAVAGRASRTLDPWLCGESGMARNYYRGEGEVCVVEGMMGLYDGDTSTARIAERLDLPVVLVCDASAGMESVAASALGFQEYASYAGHDIDVAGIVAGRAHGGRHERGIREALPDSLAYFGRVPPTEGLEIPERHLGLHMGGEAPIDLSTLDEAAAHLDSEALAEVARAPPRPDPVEPSPATGKRVAVARDSAFCFRYPATIERLQERGEVVPFSPVRGDALPDCDGVYLPGGYPELYAGALAESSALETLAERAGEGLPVFGECGGMMALSESLTTVEDESYRMAGVLPADIEMRERYQALDHVELRAREDTLSARAGQSLRGHEFHYSSAEVGSDARFAFDVERGNGIDGEHDGLIEYDVLGTYAHVHAESGAFDRFCEAL; encoded by the coding sequence ATGAAGGGATTCGTCATCGCGGGGACCGCCTCGGGCGTTGGGAAGACCGTCGCCACGCTCGCGGCGATCCGCGCGCTTTCCGCGGCGGGCTACACCGTCCAGCCGGCGAAAGCCGGCCCCGACTTCATCGACCCGAGCCACCACGCTGCGGTCGCCGGGCGCGCCTCGCGCACGCTCGACCCGTGGCTCTGTGGCGAGTCGGGAATGGCGAGAAACTACTACCGCGGCGAGGGCGAGGTCTGCGTCGTCGAGGGGATGATGGGGCTGTACGACGGCGATACGAGCACCGCCCGGATCGCCGAACGCCTCGATCTGCCCGTCGTCCTCGTCTGCGATGCGAGCGCCGGCATGGAGAGCGTCGCCGCGAGCGCCCTTGGCTTTCAGGAATACGCTTCCTATGCCGGCCACGACATCGACGTGGCGGGGATCGTCGCCGGGCGGGCCCACGGTGGGCGCCACGAGCGGGGGATCCGCGAGGCGCTGCCCGATTCGCTCGCGTATTTCGGACGGGTTCCGCCGACCGAGGGGCTCGAGATCCCTGAACGCCACCTCGGACTCCACATGGGCGGGGAGGCCCCCATCGATCTCTCGACGCTCGACGAGGCCGCCGCCCACCTCGATAGCGAAGCGCTCGCCGAGGTCGCGCGTGCACCGCCGCGACCCGACCCCGTCGAACCGTCCCCCGCCACCGGAAAACGGGTCGCGGTCGCCCGCGACAGCGCGTTCTGCTTTCGGTATCCCGCGACGATCGAGCGCCTGCAGGAACGCGGCGAGGTCGTCCCCTTCTCGCCCGTACGGGGCGACGCGCTGCCCGACTGTGACGGCGTCTACCTCCCCGGCGGCTACCCCGAACTGTACGCTGGCGCGCTCGCCGAGAGTTCCGCCCTCGAAACCCTCGCCGAGCGCGCGGGCGAGGGACTGCCCGTCTTCGGGGAGTGTGGCGGGATGATGGCGCTTTCCGAGTCCCTGACGACCGTCGAGGACGAGAGCTACCGGATGGCCGGGGTCCTCCCTGCCGACATCGAGATGCGCGAGCGGTATCAGGCGCTCGATCACGTCGAACTCCGGGCGCGCGAGGATACCCTGTCCGCCAGGGCAGGCCAGTCCCTCCGGGGCCACGAGTTCCACTATTCGAGTGCCGAGGTGGGTTCGGATGCTCGCTTTGCCTTCGACGTCGAACGCGGGAACGGGATCGACGGCGAGCACGACGGCCTGATCGAGTACGACGTGCTCGGAACCTACGCCCACGTCCACGCCGAGAGCGGCGCGTTCGATCGCTTCTGCGAGGCGCTCTGA
- the truD gene encoding tRNA pseudouridine(13) synthase TruD: MNDRLRAAHPTEREVGMEYYASSAEGIGGTIRDRDEDFRVREIEDFSTQPIDADPDAYPHLVIRATLRGWDTNDFARRLSDAMGASRERVSWAGTKDKRAVTTQLFSVMKGDPDALPDIRDAEIEVVGRAGRDLQFGDLAGNAFEIRVRDGDPERVDAITEELRAFGGGSVGVPNYFGQQRFGSRRPVTHRVGLAIAREDWRGAVMEYLGNPRESEPEDTQAARGYVGETEDWAGALERFPRKLGFERAMLHRLVEDGATEPEDFRAALETAPTNLQRLFVNAAQSSVFNRILSERLKRGLPFDRAVAGDVVCFSDAAAPEGLVRPDTGRTQRVTENRVETINRHVERGRAFVTAPLVGTETELGAGEPGGIEREVLSEVGISTADFELPGEFGSTGTRRAILLTTDLSVEDDPLAFDFVLPSGSYATVLLREYLKCDPRDLG; encoded by the coding sequence ATGAACGATCGTCTCCGAGCCGCACATCCCACGGAGCGCGAGGTCGGCATGGAGTACTACGCCAGTAGCGCCGAGGGGATCGGCGGGACGATTCGCGACCGCGACGAGGACTTCCGGGTCCGCGAGATCGAGGACTTTTCGACCCAGCCGATCGACGCCGACCCCGACGCCTACCCGCATCTCGTGATCCGCGCGACCCTCCGGGGCTGGGACACCAACGACTTCGCTCGCCGGCTCTCCGATGCAATGGGGGCGAGCCGCGAGCGGGTCTCGTGGGCCGGCACGAAGGACAAACGCGCCGTGACGACCCAGCTGTTCAGCGTCATGAAGGGCGATCCCGATGCGCTTCCCGACATCCGTGACGCGGAGATCGAGGTGGTCGGGCGCGCCGGTCGGGACCTGCAGTTCGGCGACCTGGCGGGCAACGCCTTCGAGATCCGGGTTCGCGACGGCGATCCCGAGCGGGTCGACGCGATCACCGAGGAACTGCGCGCGTTCGGCGGCGGTTCCGTCGGCGTGCCGAACTACTTCGGCCAACAGCGCTTCGGCAGTCGTCGGCCCGTCACCCACCGGGTGGGCCTGGCGATCGCCCGCGAAGACTGGCGCGGCGCGGTCATGGAGTATCTCGGCAATCCCCGCGAATCGGAGCCCGAGGACACGCAGGCGGCCAGAGGATACGTCGGCGAGACGGAGGACTGGGCGGGCGCGCTCGAACGTTTCCCGCGAAAGCTCGGGTTCGAGCGCGCCATGCTCCACCGGCTGGTCGAGGACGGGGCGACAGAGCCCGAGGACTTCCGCGCCGCCCTCGAAACCGCGCCCACCAACCTCCAACGGCTGTTCGTCAACGCCGCCCAGTCCTCCGTGTTCAACCGGATCTTGAGCGAGCGGCTGAAACGGGGCCTGCCGTTCGACCGCGCGGTCGCGGGCGACGTGGTCTGTTTCTCGGATGCCGCCGCTCCGGAGGGTCTCGTGCGCCCCGATACCGGCAGAACCCAGCGTGTGACTGAAAACCGTGTCGAGACGATAAACCGCCACGTCGAGCGCGGGCGGGCGTTCGTCACCGCGCCGCTCGTCGGCACCGAAACCGAACTCGGCGCGGGCGAACCGGGCGGGATCGAACGCGAAGTGCTCTCGGAAGTCGGCATTTCAACTGCCGATTTCGAGCTGCCCGGCGAGTTCGGCTCGACCGGCACCCGCAGAGCGATCCTGCTGACGACCGACCTTTCGGTCGAGGACGACCCGCTCGCGTTCGACTTCGTGCTCCCGAGCGGCTCGTATGCGACCGTTCTGCTTCGCGAGTACTTGAAGTGTGACCCGCGCGATCTGGGCTGA
- a CDS encoding TspO/MBR family protein, producing the protein MTEFSVAGVRITRREVLGALAAAVLINLVGALGVPFTTPDSAWFQALDKPWFYPPGAAFGVVWTVLFSLMGIAAFLVYRHGVENRAVRIALGLFALQMVVNVAWSPAFFAAQELLLAFGIIVVLWALIVATIAAFSWVDRRAALLLVPYLAWVSFAAVLNYSIWALN; encoded by the coding sequence ATGACAGAGTTCTCAGTCGCCGGCGTTCGGATCACCCGTCGCGAGGTCCTCGGTGCGCTCGCGGCCGCCGTCCTGATCAACCTGGTCGGGGCGCTCGGCGTTCCCTTTACGACCCCCGACAGCGCGTGGTTCCAGGCGCTCGACAAGCCGTGGTTCTACCCGCCGGGTGCGGCCTTCGGCGTCGTCTGGACGGTCCTCTTTTCGCTCATGGGGATCGCCGCGTTCCTCGTCTACCGCCACGGTGTCGAGAACCGCGCGGTGAGGATTGCCCTCGGCCTCTTCGCCCTCCAGATGGTCGTCAACGTCGCGTGGTCGCCGGCGTTTTTCGCCGCCCAAGAGCTCCTGCTCGCGTTCGGGATCATCGTCGTCCTCTGGGCCCTGATCGTCGCGACCATCGCCGCCTTCTCGTGGGTAGACCGCCGCGCGGCCCTCCTGTTGGTTCCGTACCTCGCGTGGGTCTCCTTTGCGGCCGTGTTGAACTACTCGATCTGGGCGCTCAACTAG
- a CDS encoding aldo/keto reductase, which translates to MELQLPEIDLGTMGIEDPDAIARAIEIGYRHLDTAQIYENEDVVGEGISRADVPREELTVATKVWADDLAPEDVRRSTEESLDRLGLDRVDLLYVHRPIEAYDPEATLPAFDELRAEGLIEHVGVSNFTTAQFEEASEILDSPITANQVERHPFYREDDLLEYAREDGHTLVAYSPLAQGKVFDDPVLGGIAAERGISEAQVSLAWLAGTDGVVPIPKASSVDHLEANLVAGGIELTREERARIDGIGEEGKLFE; encoded by the coding sequence ATGGAACTACAGCTCCCGGAGATCGACCTCGGCACGATGGGCATCGAGGACCCGGACGCCATCGCCCGCGCGATCGAGATCGGCTATCGCCACCTCGACACCGCCCAGATCTACGAGAACGAGGACGTCGTCGGCGAGGGAATCTCCCGCGCCGACGTGCCCCGCGAGGAGCTGACGGTGGCGACGAAGGTCTGGGCCGATGACCTCGCGCCCGAAGACGTGCGCCGGAGTACCGAGGAGAGCCTCGACCGACTGGGTCTCGACCGCGTCGACCTGCTCTACGTCCACCGCCCGATCGAGGCCTACGATCCCGAGGCGACGCTGCCGGCGTTCGACGAGCTCCGTGCCGAAGGGCTGATCGAGCACGTCGGCGTGAGCAATTTCACCACCGCCCAGTTCGAGGAAGCTAGTGAGATCCTCGATTCGCCGATCACCGCCAACCAGGTCGAGCGCCACCCGTTCTACCGGGAGGACGATCTGCTCGAATACGCCCGCGAGGACGGCCACACGCTCGTGGCGTACTCGCCGCTGGCCCAAGGGAAGGTGTTCGACGATCCCGTTCTGGGAGGGATCGCCGCCGAGCGCGGGATCAGCGAGGCGCAGGTGAGCCTCGCGTGGCTCGCGGGCACGGATGGCGTCGTCCCGATCCCGAAGGCGAGCAGCGTCGACCATCTGGAGGCGAACCTCGTGGCCGGTGGAATCGAGCTTACACGCGAAGAGCGGGCGCGCATCGACGGGATCGGTGAGGAAGGGAAGCTGTTCGAGTAG
- a CDS encoding DUF2103 domain-containing protein, with product MRCRACHSEIDKPGDYCLVCRSPNADGVVCEIARDRVALTMLHEDEILGETIITTVPESGDPAEVVERRNFAGRVADEIRRKRPEAVYAAGDREVLREVRAQLHYDFYRVSDDDPVEAVRSRLGEPALATVETPPKEKIGGSHSTLIGGRTGMKVIHHVAGHPHVKKVIPGPIDAGGSGSRSGLRAKATRAGRNGNVRLLLRDGSSVQENRVVTTAPDRETGERVRADLNDLLEEEGYGVS from the coding sequence ATGCGGTGTCGCGCGTGTCACTCGGAGATCGACAAACCGGGCGATTACTGTCTGGTCTGTCGCTCGCCGAACGCCGACGGCGTGGTCTGCGAGATCGCCCGCGACCGGGTCGCGCTGACGATGCTCCACGAGGACGAGATCCTCGGCGAGACGATCATAACTACCGTTCCCGAATCCGGCGATCCCGCCGAGGTCGTCGAGCGCCGGAACTTCGCGGGCCGGGTCGCAGACGAGATCCGGAGGAAACGTCCCGAGGCTGTCTACGCCGCCGGGGATCGCGAGGTCCTCCGGGAGGTCCGCGCCCAGTTGCACTACGACTTCTATCGCGTCTCGGACGACGACCCCGTCGAGGCCGTCCGCAGTCGGCTCGGCGAGCCCGCGCTCGCGACCGTCGAAACACCGCCGAAGGAGAAGATCGGCGGCAGCCACTCGACGCTGATCGGCGGGCGCACAGGGATGAAGGTGATCCACCACGTCGCGGGCCATCCACACGTCAAGAAGGTGATCCCGGGACCGATCGACGCCGGCGGCAGCGGCTCGCGTTCGGGGTTGCGTGCGAAGGCGACCCGCGCCGGACGAAACGGCAACGTCCGGCTGCTGTTGCGGGACGGGTCGAGCGTGCAGGAGAACCGGGTCGTGACGACCGCCCCCGACCGCGAGACCGGCGAGCGGGTCCGGGCGGACTTAAACGACCTTCTCGAGGAGGAGGGCTACGGCGTGAGTTAG
- a CDS encoding DUF5518 domain-containing protein yields MPTTSSWNVAEWFDDDLRTATLLGLASIPATVALNWQEDPSSVEGEALFLACVLAGYLSADRPMGSTHAGAQTALVGIIPVVVWWVIDLISQPLSDSFGLAFLLVAGPIVLIGGVLLVVVVGALCAVGGDLLHRLVDRVRRIAVRN; encoded by the coding sequence ATGCCGACCACGTCCTCGTGGAACGTCGCCGAGTGGTTCGACGACGATCTGCGAACGGCGACGCTGCTCGGGCTCGCCTCGATCCCGGCGACCGTCGCCCTCAACTGGCAGGAGGATCCGAGCTCAGTCGAGGGCGAGGCGCTCTTCCTCGCGTGTGTGCTCGCCGGCTATCTCTCTGCGGACCGGCCAATGGGATCCACTCATGCCGGGGCACAGACCGCGCTTGTCGGTATAATCCCGGTCGTCGTCTGGTGGGTGATCGACCTCATCAGCCAGCCTCTCTCGGACTCGTTCGGACTGGCGTTTCTCCTCGTCGCCGGCCCGATCGTCCTGATCGGCGGGGTTCTGTTAGTAGTGGTAGTGGGAGCCCTGTGTGCAGTCGGCGGCGACCTACTACACCGGCTCGTGGATCGCGTTCGGAGGATCGCCGTCAGGAACTGA
- a CDS encoding eL43 family ribosomal protein produces the protein MARSKSGRVGSAGRFGARYGRVARRRVAEIEDDMEHATVDGDDVTRVGTGIWKNEETGEVFAGGAYRPQTPAGRTVSRSIRAALDESDDE, from the coding sequence ATGGCTAGAAGCAAATCGGGACGCGTCGGCAGCGCGGGACGCTTTGGCGCGCGCTACGGTCGCGTCGCACGCCGCCGGGTCGCGGAGATCGAGGACGACATGGAACACGCCACCGTCGACGGCGACGACGTCACCCGCGTGGGGACGGGCATCTGGAAGAACGAGGAGACCGGAGAGGTCTTCGCGGGCGGCGCCTACCGACCCCAGACGCCCGCCGGGCGCACCGTCTCGCGCTCGATCCGCGCGGCCCTCGACGAGTCGGACGACGAATGA
- a CDS encoding DNA-directed RNA polymerase subunit P: MSYKCSRCKRDVELDEYGGVRCPYCGHRVLLKERSRDVKEVGVE, from the coding sequence ATGAGCTACAAGTGTTCGCGGTGCAAACGCGACGTCGAACTCGACGAGTACGGCGGCGTCCGCTGTCCGTACTGCGGCCACCGCGTGCTCCTCAAGGAGCGCAGCCGCGACGTCAAGGAAGTCGGCGTCGAGTGA
- a CDS encoding KEOPS complex subunit Pcc1, whose protein sequence is MTSDRLHDASLRFDYDDQRRARLVERSVRPELEELADERSRASVSRDGATLSVRIEAGDLVALRAAANTWQTLIEVAERSAAAVDLVET, encoded by the coding sequence GTGACGTCCGATCGGCTCCACGACGCTTCTCTTCGCTTCGACTACGATGACCAGCGCCGCGCCCGCCTCGTCGAGCGCTCGGTCCGTCCCGAACTCGAGGAGCTGGCCGACGAGCGCTCGCGGGCGTCCGTCTCACGGGACGGGGCGACCCTGTCTGTTCGGATCGAGGCGGGAGATCTCGTTGCCCTACGTGCGGCGGCGAACACCTGGCAGACGCTTATCGAGGTCGCAGAGCGGAGCGCGGCGGCGGTCGACCTCGTCGAGACGTAA
- a CDS encoding prefoldin subunit beta yields MQGNLPPEAQEKLEQLQDLQETAQQVATQKNQTESTLNDSQNALETLEDVDEDTMMYREAGELLIETDRETAEEELSEKVDSLEVRLETLKKQEERVQTQFEELQEELQQMLGGAGGGPAGPAGGPSPGPGGA; encoded by the coding sequence ATGCAGGGTAACCTACCGCCGGAAGCACAGGAGAAACTCGAACAGCTCCAGGACCTTCAGGAGACGGCCCAGCAGGTCGCCACCCAGAAGAACCAGACCGAATCGACCCTCAACGACTCGCAGAACGCCCTCGAAACCCTCGAGGACGTCGACGAGGACACTATGATGTATCGCGAGGCCGGCGAGCTGCTGATCGAGACCGACCGCGAGACCGCAGAGGAGGAGCTCTCGGAGAAGGTCGACAGCCTCGAAGTCCGCCTCGAGACGCTCAAGAAACAGGAAGAGCGCGTCCAAACCCAGTTCGAAGAGCTCCAGGAGGAGCTCCAGCAGATGCTCGGCGGCGCGGGCGGCGGCCCCGCGGGCCCGGCAGGCGGCCCCAGCCCCGGCCCCGGCGGCGCGTAG
- a CDS encoding DUF3194 domain-containing protein, whose product MEPADEEVVRTAAEAAEGLVFSRYRRSEVDDLDVTVRFEEGILEVDVYLNVEDENADRVAEDAVAAAESAVDELFAEDGGSE is encoded by the coding sequence ATGGAACCCGCAGACGAAGAGGTCGTGCGAACAGCGGCTGAGGCCGCAGAAGGGCTGGTCTTTTCGCGGTATCGCCGCTCCGAAGTCGACGACCTCGACGTGACGGTGCGCTTCGAGGAGGGGATCCTCGAGGTCGACGTCTACCTGAACGTCGAGGACGAGAACGCGGACCGAGTCGCAGAGGACGCCGTCGCGGCCGCCGAGTCGGCCGTCGACGAGCTGTTCGCCGAGGACGGCGGATCCGAGTGA